The Sphingobium sp. BYY-5 genome contains a region encoding:
- a CDS encoding YifB family Mg chelatase-like AAA ATPase yields the protein MVATVSTVAYLGLEARAVEVQCQLVPGLPNFILVGLPDKAVAESRERVRNAIAAIGLSLPPKRITVNLSPADLPKEGSHFDLPIALALLGAMGVIDAETLSNYVVVGELGLDGRTAPSPGVLLAALHAGGQEMGLVCPAAQGAEAAWAGRVEVVAAPDLLSLLNHFKGTSALSPPQPGAVAAPVRTADLKQVKGQEVAKRALEIAAAGGHNLLMVGPPGAGKSLMASCLPGILPDMTPSEALESSMVASVAGTLEGGRISRARPFRNPHHSASMAALVGGGIKARPGEVSMAHLGVLFLDELPEFQSTVLDSLRQPLETGEVTVARANAHVTFPARVQLIAAMNPCRCGHLGDPALACSRAPRCASDYQAKVSGPLLDRIDLHVEVQAVTAADLVLPPPAEGSAEVAARVALARAVQTARYAGSGVRTNAEVDGERLEHVAGPDEPGRQLLAQAAVAMKLSARGYTRVLRVARTIADLGGAEEVGRVHVAEALSYRRRAPVN from the coding sequence TTGGTCGCAACGGTTTCGACGGTGGCCTATCTGGGGCTGGAGGCGCGCGCCGTTGAGGTGCAGTGCCAGTTGGTCCCTGGCCTTCCCAACTTCATTCTCGTCGGCCTGCCCGACAAGGCGGTGGCGGAAAGCCGCGAGCGGGTGCGCAACGCCATTGCTGCCATCGGCCTGTCGCTGCCGCCCAAGCGCATCACCGTGAACCTCTCGCCCGCTGACCTGCCCAAGGAAGGATCGCATTTCGACCTGCCGATCGCGCTGGCCCTGCTGGGCGCGATGGGGGTGATCGATGCGGAGACGCTGTCGAACTATGTCGTGGTCGGCGAGCTGGGGCTGGACGGACGCACCGCACCGTCGCCCGGCGTATTGCTGGCCGCGCTCCATGCCGGTGGGCAGGAAATGGGACTGGTCTGTCCGGCGGCCCAGGGCGCCGAGGCCGCCTGGGCAGGGCGGGTGGAAGTGGTCGCCGCGCCGGACCTGCTCAGCCTGCTCAATCATTTCAAGGGGACTTCCGCGCTTTCCCCACCGCAGCCGGGCGCGGTCGCCGCACCGGTACGGACGGCGGACCTGAAACAGGTGAAAGGGCAGGAAGTCGCCAAGCGCGCGCTGGAGATCGCAGCGGCGGGCGGTCATAATCTGCTGATGGTCGGGCCACCGGGTGCGGGCAAGTCGCTGATGGCGAGCTGCCTGCCGGGCATTCTCCCCGACATGACCCCATCCGAGGCGCTGGAAAGCTCGATGGTGGCAAGCGTCGCCGGCACGCTGGAGGGCGGACGCATCAGCAGGGCGCGGCCGTTCCGCAACCCGCATCACAGCGCGTCGATGGCGGCGCTGGTCGGCGGGGGCATCAAGGCGCGACCGGGCGAGGTCAGCATGGCGCATCTGGGCGTGCTGTTCCTGGACGAATTGCCGGAGTTTCAGAGCACTGTGCTCGATTCGCTGCGCCAGCCGCTGGAAACGGGCGAGGTGACGGTGGCGCGGGCCAATGCGCATGTGACCTTTCCGGCGCGGGTGCAGCTTATTGCCGCAATGAATCCGTGCCGCTGCGGGCATCTGGGCGACCCGGCGCTGGCTTGTTCGCGTGCTCCGCGCTGCGCGTCGGACTATCAGGCCAAGGTGTCGGGGCCGCTGCTCGACCGTATCGACCTGCATGTCGAGGTGCAGGCGGTGACGGCCGCCGACCTGGTGCTGCCGCCGCCGGCCGAGGGATCGGCCGAAGTCGCGGCGCGGGTGGCGCTGGCGCGGGCAGTGCAGACCGCGCGCTATGCCGGGAGCGGGGTCCGGACCAATGCCGAGGTGGATGGCGAGCGGCTGGAGCATGTCGCTGGGCCGGATGAGCCGGGCCGGCAGTTGTTGGCGCAGGCGGCTGTGGCGATGAAACTGTCGGCGCGTGGCTATACCCGTGTGCTGCGCGTGGCGCGGACGATCGCCGACCTGGGCGGCGCGGAAGAAGTGGGGCGGGTGCATGTCGCCGAAGCACTCAGTTACCGGCGGCGGGCGCCGGTCAATTAA
- a CDS encoding RlmE family RNA methyltransferase codes for MRGSGAGKVRVKTAKGRTAQSVRWLERHLNDPYVRKAKAEGWRSRAAFKLIELDEKFHFVKGSRAVVDLGVAPGGWAQVVRKMAPKAAVVGIDLLPVDPIPGVTLFEMDFMDDKAPDLLREALGQEPDLVISDMAANTVGHAQTDHLRTMGLVEAAALFAVENLRKGGTFVAKVFAGGTDGELLVLLKKNFTTIKHAKPPASRKGSVEWYVVAQGFKGRADEPAG; via the coding sequence ATGAGGGGATCTGGCGCCGGCAAGGTGCGGGTCAAGACGGCCAAGGGACGTACGGCCCAGTCGGTGCGCTGGCTCGAACGCCATCTCAACGACCCCTATGTCCGCAAGGCGAAGGCGGAAGGATGGCGCAGCCGCGCAGCCTTCAAGCTGATCGAGCTGGACGAGAAATTCCATTTCGTGAAGGGATCGCGGGCGGTCGTGGACTTGGGCGTGGCGCCGGGCGGCTGGGCGCAGGTGGTGCGCAAGATGGCGCCCAAGGCGGCTGTGGTCGGCATCGACCTGCTGCCGGTCGATCCGATTCCCGGCGTCACCCTGTTCGAAATGGATTTCATGGACGACAAGGCGCCCGACCTGCTGCGCGAGGCGCTGGGGCAGGAGCCGGACTTGGTGATTTCCGACATGGCGGCCAACACGGTGGGCCATGCCCAGACCGACCATCTGCGCACGATGGGGCTGGTCGAGGCGGCGGCTTTGTTCGCGGTGGAGAATCTGCGCAAGGGCGGCACCTTCGTTGCCAAGGTGTTCGCGGGTGGGACCGATGGCGAATTGCTGGTGCTGCTCAAGAAGAATTTCACGACGATCAAGCACGCCAAGCCGCCGGCCAGCCGCAAGGGCAGCGTCGAATGGTATGTCGTGGCGCAGGGGTTCAAAGGGCGCGCGGACGAACCGGCCGGATAG
- a CDS encoding Ppx/GppA phosphatase family protein: MVQHSRPLPQSSGPADRYAGKRAHSGPGNGSKAAAIPPPSKQRGFALHGARERRSYAAIDLGTNNCRLLIAKPSADGFIVVDAFSRIVRLGEGLASTGRISDAAIDRAIAALSVCADKLRRRHVTLARSVATEACRRASNGAEFIQRVYRETGIALDIISAQEEARLAVLGCHVLLEPGDGPALIFDIGGGSTELVLVDARGDGTPHIVDWVSAPWGVVSLTESEAFDHDDPAERLAAYGRMRARVADAFSPLARRLPRDAEAIRLLGTSGTVTTLASLHLNLPRYDRQAIDGLIVPCESMRAISDRLSGMALAERQQLPCIGTERADLVVAGCAILESILDIWPAERLGVADRGIREGILRGLMDRDGRMM; the protein is encoded by the coding sequence ATGGTGCAGCACAGCCGCCCATTGCCGCAGAGTTCCGGCCCGGCCGACCGTTATGCGGGCAAGCGCGCCCACTCCGGTCCAGGCAATGGGAGCAAGGCTGCGGCCATTCCTCCCCCGTCGAAGCAACGGGGATTTGCGCTCCATGGCGCACGTGAACGGCGATCCTATGCCGCGATCGACCTGGGCACCAATAATTGCCGGTTGCTGATCGCCAAGCCTTCCGCTGACGGTTTTATCGTCGTCGACGCTTTTTCGCGCATCGTTCGGCTGGGTGAAGGACTGGCGTCGACCGGCCGGATCAGCGATGCGGCGATCGATCGCGCTATCGCCGCCCTGTCGGTTTGTGCCGACAAGCTGCGCCGCCGCCATGTGACGCTCGCCCGATCGGTCGCGACCGAAGCGTGCCGCCGCGCATCGAACGGCGCCGAGTTCATCCAGCGGGTCTATCGCGAAACTGGCATCGCGCTCGACATCATCAGTGCGCAGGAGGAGGCGCGGCTGGCGGTCCTGGGCTGCCATGTGCTGCTGGAGCCGGGCGACGGGCCGGCGTTGATCTTCGATATTGGCGGTGGATCGACCGAGTTGGTGCTGGTCGATGCGCGGGGCGATGGCACGCCGCACATCGTCGATTGGGTGAGCGCGCCCTGGGGAGTCGTATCGCTGACCGAGAGCGAGGCTTTCGACCATGATGATCCGGCCGAGCGGCTGGCCGCCTATGGTCGAATGCGCGCGCGGGTGGCCGACGCCTTTTCGCCGCTTGCCCGGCGATTGCCGCGCGATGCGGAGGCCATCCGGTTGCTCGGTACGTCGGGGACTGTCACGACATTGGCCAGCCTGCACCTCAACCTGCCGCGCTATGACCGGCAGGCGATCGATGGGCTGATCGTGCCGTGCGAATCGATGCGCGCCATTTCGGACCGGCTGTCGGGCATGGCGCTGGCCGAGCGGCAACAACTGCCCTGCATCGGCACCGAGCGCGCCGACCTGGTGGTGGCGGGTTGCGCCATATTGGAATCGATTCTCGACATCTGGCCGGCCGAGCGACTGGGCGTCGCCGACCGCGGGATTCGAGAGGGCATATTGCGCGGGCTGATGGACCGCGACGGGAGGATGATGTGA
- a CDS encoding M20/M25/M40 family metallo-hydrolase yields MKFRRPATALLAALLVTTSAHTATPDAQARAGEDAFRALYKELVETDSSWPDGSCTVAAERMGARLKAAGYSDGDVSIIVDPAHPKEGNLTAILHGSNAKLPAVLLLAHIDVVAAKRADWERDPFTLIEEGGYYYGRGTSDDKAMAAAFTDQMIRYKQESYKPKRTIKLALTCGEETEKALNGVEYLLKNKPDALTAGWALNEGGGGSLDESGKPVSQGVQAGEKVYQDFTFAATAPGGHSSRQTPHVNAIGWMAAALARVNDYDFPVDLTPAAKAYFGASAPLYPGKVSTAMAAIGAGKATEADYAAVSAENASWNATLRTTCIPTLISGGHAPNAQPQSVSANVNCRIIPGESVDAILQRLKDVAADPRIKVTLADPPQPKSSAPALTPQIMGPIEALTKEMWPGVPVIPRLATGATDGRFTNAAGIPTYGVSGMFADPDGQGVHGLNERIRVKSLLDGRAFLYRLVKAYSN; encoded by the coding sequence ATGAAATTCCGCCGTCCCGCTACAGCCTTGCTGGCTGCGCTTCTTGTCACCACCAGCGCGCACACCGCGACGCCCGATGCACAAGCTCGCGCGGGCGAGGATGCGTTCCGCGCACTGTACAAGGAACTGGTGGAAACCGATTCGAGCTGGCCCGACGGAAGCTGCACGGTCGCAGCCGAACGCATGGGCGCGCGACTGAAGGCGGCGGGCTATTCTGACGGGGATGTGTCGATCATCGTCGATCCGGCCCATCCCAAGGAAGGCAACCTCACCGCCATCCTGCACGGCAGCAATGCCAAGCTACCGGCCGTGTTGCTGCTCGCCCATATCGATGTGGTTGCGGCCAAACGCGCCGATTGGGAGCGTGACCCCTTCACCCTGATCGAGGAAGGCGGATATTATTATGGTCGCGGCACGTCGGATGACAAGGCGATGGCGGCGGCCTTCACCGACCAGATGATCCGCTACAAGCAGGAAAGCTATAAGCCCAAGCGCACAATCAAGCTGGCGCTGACCTGCGGCGAGGAGACGGAGAAGGCGCTAAACGGCGTCGAATATCTGCTCAAGAACAAGCCCGATGCACTGACGGCCGGATGGGCGCTCAATGAAGGCGGCGGCGGATCGCTGGATGAGAGCGGCAAGCCGGTCAGCCAGGGGGTGCAAGCGGGCGAGAAAGTCTATCAGGACTTCACCTTCGCCGCGACCGCGCCGGGCGGCCACAGTTCGCGCCAGACGCCGCATGTCAATGCGATCGGCTGGATGGCGGCGGCGTTGGCGCGGGTGAACGACTATGATTTCCCGGTCGATCTGACCCCGGCGGCCAAAGCCTATTTCGGTGCATCGGCACCGCTCTATCCGGGCAAGGTGTCGACCGCGATGGCGGCAATCGGCGCAGGCAAGGCGACCGAGGCCGACTATGCCGCCGTGTCTGCTGAAAATGCGAGCTGGAATGCGACCTTGCGCACCACCTGCATCCCGACATTGATTTCGGGTGGTCATGCGCCGAACGCGCAGCCGCAGTCGGTGAGCGCGAACGTCAATTGCCGCATCATCCCCGGCGAAAGCGTCGATGCAATTCTCCAGCGCCTCAAGGATGTGGCGGCTGATCCCCGTATCAAGGTGACACTGGCCGATCCACCCCAGCCCAAATCCTCCGCGCCGGCACTGACGCCGCAGATCATGGGTCCGATCGAGGCGCTGACCAAGGAGATGTGGCCGGGCGTGCCCGTGATCCCGCGTCTGGCGACCGGGGCGACCGATGGACGCTTCACCAATGCGGCGGGGATTCCGACCTATGGCGTGTCGGGTATGTTCGCCGATCCGGACGGGCAGGGCGTCCATGGTCTCAACGAACGCATCCGGGTGAAATCGCTGCTGGATGGGCGCGCCTTCCTCTATCGGCTGGTAAAGGCGTACAGCAACTAG
- a CDS encoding Mth938-like domain-containing protein translates to MVTGFQGRGFRVRDDVFPDGLLLSPVRALAWADAPAIDALTVASLGDLFDLDPKPEFLLLGTGAGLRQPSRAFVRAIEALGIGVEAMDSRAAARAWGVLRAEERQIVAALLPL, encoded by the coding sequence ATCGTCACCGGCTTTCAGGGGCGGGGTTTCCGGGTACGCGACGACGTGTTCCCGGATGGTCTGCTGCTCAGCCCGGTGCGGGCATTGGCCTGGGCCGATGCACCGGCGATCGATGCGTTGACGGTGGCGTCGTTGGGCGACCTGTTCGACCTTGATCCCAAGCCGGAGTTCCTGTTGCTGGGCACCGGAGCCGGTCTGCGCCAGCCATCGCGGGCCTTCGTGCGGGCTATCGAGGCGTTGGGCATCGGCGTGGAGGCGATGGACAGCCGCGCGGCGGCGCGCGCCTGGGGCGTGCTGCGTGCCGAGGAGCGTCAGATCGTGGCGGCGCTGCTACCGCTTTGA
- the secD gene encoding protein translocase subunit SecD, producing the protein MLNFSRWTITAILLPLVIGVLCAVPSFLPEATVAKLPSFMQTRVNLGLDLAGGSHLLLEASTQDVAKQRLTNMEEQVRTELRRGDSKIAVGDISSRDGKLSFMVRDPAQVDAAVERIRPLTQGAGLTGQRDFNVEVVNSSTITITPTKAGIDNAVRSAMEVATEVIRKRIDEMGTREPTIQQQGGNRIVVQVPGLQDPKALKDLLGQTAKLEFKLVDTTANPAEVAQGRAPVGSEVLPYPANPSGSPVIAVKRQVMVSGEDLTDATQGYDQNNQAIVNIRFNGAGGRRFGQVTSQNVDRPFAIILDGKVLSAPNINEPILGGSAQISGNFTVESANQLAIALRSGKLPVALTVVEERTVGPGLGADSIRAGLIASVVAVIAVAAFMFMSYSRFGMYANLAVAINVLVILGVMGMLGATLTLPGIAGFVLTIGTAVDANVLIYERIREERRRGRNVVQSIEFGYKEASRTIFEANVTHAIAGGVMLVLGSGPVKGFAIVLLIGIATSVFTAVTFTRVLVANWVRRTRPTDIVMGYVRIVRDNTNIGFVAIRRWAFGFTALLTVLAVGVTAHQKLNLGVDFVGGLMIEAKFPQAVETDRVRNTIARLNVGESSLQQFGDANTVQIRLPLPDQGGAGAANVVVEKTRQAMQADFPGVTFSRYDTVSGKVSGELIRDGIIAVMLAVIGIAVFSWFRYEWQFGVSTFVAIMHDVLMTLGFFAVTQLEFDLNIIAAVLTIVGYSINDKMVIDDRIRENMRKYRKMDMKALIDLSVNETLPRTVMTSVTILLALGALLFLGGHVLRGFTAAMMLGIIVGTYSSVYVSSSLLITLGLNPQAAEKKAAKKSGYGGQAERVAPRNDGAQP; encoded by the coding sequence ATGCTGAACTTCTCGCGCTGGACGATCACCGCGATCCTCCTGCCGTTGGTCATCGGCGTGTTGTGCGCTGTGCCCAGCTTCCTGCCGGAGGCGACTGTGGCGAAGCTGCCCAGCTTCATGCAGACGCGCGTCAATCTGGGCCTCGACCTGGCGGGCGGCAGCCACTTGCTGCTCGAAGCATCGACCCAGGATGTAGCGAAGCAGAGGCTCACCAACATGGAGGAGCAGGTCCGCACGGAACTGCGCCGGGGTGATTCGAAGATCGCGGTCGGTGATATTTCCAGCCGCGACGGGAAGCTCAGCTTCATGGTGCGCGATCCTGCCCAGGTCGACGCCGCGGTCGAGCGCATTCGCCCGCTGACGCAGGGTGCAGGACTCACCGGCCAGCGCGACTTCAATGTCGAGGTGGTGAATAGTTCCACCATCACCATCACGCCGACAAAGGCGGGGATCGACAATGCGGTCAGGAGCGCGATGGAAGTCGCGACCGAGGTGATCCGCAAGCGCATCGACGAAATGGGTACGCGCGAACCGACTATCCAGCAGCAGGGCGGCAACCGCATCGTTGTGCAGGTGCCAGGTCTCCAAGACCCCAAGGCGCTGAAGGATCTGCTGGGCCAGACCGCAAAGCTGGAATTCAAGCTGGTCGACACTACGGCTAATCCGGCCGAAGTGGCGCAGGGCCGGGCGCCGGTGGGCAGCGAAGTGCTGCCCTATCCCGCCAATCCATCGGGTTCGCCGGTGATCGCGGTGAAGCGGCAGGTGATGGTTTCGGGCGAGGATCTGACCGACGCGACCCAAGGCTATGACCAGAATAACCAGGCGATCGTCAACATCCGCTTCAACGGGGCGGGCGGCCGCCGGTTCGGCCAGGTGACGTCGCAGAATGTCGATCGTCCCTTCGCCATCATCCTGGATGGCAAGGTGCTGTCGGCGCCGAACATCAATGAACCGATCCTGGGCGGCAGCGCGCAGATCAGCGGTAATTTTACGGTCGAAAGCGCCAACCAGCTCGCCATTGCACTGCGTTCGGGCAAGCTGCCCGTCGCATTGACCGTGGTGGAAGAGCGCACCGTTGGGCCGGGCCTGGGCGCCGACTCGATCCGCGCGGGCTTGATCGCATCAGTGGTCGCGGTGATCGCCGTCGCCGCCTTCATGTTCATGAGCTACAGCCGCTTCGGCATGTACGCGAACCTCGCCGTCGCCATCAACGTGCTGGTGATCCTGGGCGTGATGGGCATGTTGGGCGCGACGCTGACGTTGCCCGGCATTGCCGGCTTCGTGCTGACGATCGGCACGGCGGTGGACGCCAACGTCCTTATCTACGAACGTATCCGCGAAGAGCGACGACGCGGGCGCAATGTCGTCCAGTCGATCGAGTTCGGTTACAAGGAAGCCAGCCGCACCATCTTCGAGGCGAACGTCACCCACGCCATTGCCGGTGGGGTCATGCTCGTGCTTGGCTCCGGCCCCGTCAAAGGCTTCGCGATCGTGCTGCTGATCGGCATCGCGACCAGCGTGTTCACGGCTGTGACCTTTACCCGCGTGCTCGTGGCCAACTGGGTACGCCGGACCCGCCCGACCGATATCGTCATGGGCTATGTCCGCATCGTGCGCGACAATACCAATATCGGCTTCGTCGCGATCCGTCGCTGGGCGTTCGGCTTTACCGCGCTGCTGACCGTGCTCGCCGTGGGCGTCACCGCGCATCAGAAGCTCAACCTGGGCGTCGATTTCGTCGGCGGCCTGATGATCGAGGCGAAATTCCCGCAGGCGGTCGAAACCGACCGGGTCCGCAACACCATTGCACGTCTCAATGTCGGTGAAAGCTCGCTGCAGCAGTTCGGCGACGCCAATACCGTGCAGATCCGCCTGCCGCTTCCCGATCAGGGTGGCGCAGGCGCGGCCAATGTGGTGGTCGAAAAGACGCGGCAGGCGATGCAGGCCGATTTCCCCGGCGTCACCTTCTCCCGCTACGATACGGTGTCGGGCAAGGTGTCGGGTGAGCTGATCCGCGACGGCATCATCGCCGTCATGCTGGCGGTCATCGGCATCGCGGTCTTTTCCTGGTTCCGCTACGAATGGCAGTTCGGCGTCTCGACCTTCGTCGCGATCATGCACGACGTGTTGATGACGCTGGGCTTCTTCGCGGTCACTCAGTTGGAATTCGACCTGAACATCATCGCGGCGGTGCTGACGATCGTGGGCTATTCGATCAACGACAAGATGGTGATCGACGATCGTATCCGTGAAAATATGCGCAAATACCGCAAGATGGACATGAAGGCGCTGATCGACCTGTCGGTAAACGAAACGCTGCCGCGCACGGTCATGACGTCGGTCACCATCCTGCTGGCGTTGGGTGCGCTGCTGTTCCTGGGTGGCCATGTGCTGCGCGGCTTCACGGCGGCCATGATGCTGGGCATCATCGTCGGCACCTATTCGTCGGTTTATGTGTCGTCTTCGCTGCTTATTACGCTGGGCCTGAACCCGCAGGCAGCAGAGAAGAAGGCGGCGAAGAAGAGTGGCTATGGCGGGCAGGCCGAACGTGTCGCCCCGCGTAATGACGGAGCGCAGCCCTGA
- the yajC gene encoding preprotein translocase subunit YajC, which translates to MFITPAFAQTAGGQASGAGVLVQMAPLVLIFVVFYFLLIRPQQKKMKEHKAKIDAVKKGDQVVTGGGLVGKVARVDDIYVDIELAPGMKVKAVKSTLTEVIDPTTAKPAND; encoded by the coding sequence ATGTTCATTACTCCAGCCTTTGCCCAGACCGCGGGCGGGCAAGCATCCGGCGCCGGTGTCCTGGTGCAGATGGCCCCGCTGGTCCTGATCTTCGTGGTCTTCTACTTCCTGCTCATCCGTCCGCAGCAGAAGAAGATGAAGGAGCATAAGGCCAAGATCGATGCCGTGAAGAAGGGCGATCAGGTCGTCACCGGTGGTGGCCTGGTGGGCAAGGTTGCGCGCGTCGATGACATTTATGTCGACATCGAACTGGCGCCTGGCATGAAGGTCAAGGCGGTCAAGTCGACCTTGACCGAGGTGATCGATCCGACCACCGCCAAGCCCGCGAACGACTGA
- a CDS encoding IS5 family transposase (programmed frameshift) has protein sequence MSDLYWLTDEQMARFEPFFPKSHGKPRVDDRRVLSGIIFVNRNGLRWRDAPREYGPAKTLYNRWKRWGEKGVFIAMMDGLSARGAERKTIMIDATYLKAHRTASSLRVKKGGPGRLIGRTKGGMNTKLHAVTDARGRPISFFMTAGQVSDYTGAAALLDSLPKAQWLLGDRGYDADWFRDALQEKGIIPCIPGRKSRTKPVKYDKRRYKSRNRIEIMFGRLKDWRRVATRYDRCPNVFLSAVALAATVLFWL, from the exons ATGAGCGACCTGTATTGGCTGACGGACGAGCAGATGGCTCGGTTTGAGCCCTTTTTTCCTAAGAGCCATGGCAAGCCGAGGGTCGACGACCGTCGCGTGCTCAGCGGGATCATCTTTGTCAATCGCAATGGCTTGAGGTGGCGGGATGCGCCCCGTGAGTATGGTCCAGCCAAGACGCTTTACAATCGCTGGAAGCGCTGGGGTGAAAAGGGTGTCTTCATCGCGATGATGGATGGCCTGTCTGCCAGAGGCGCCGAGCGCAAGACGATCATGATCGATGCGACCTATCTCAAAGCGCACCGTACGGCATCAAGCCTGCGGGTAAAAAAGGGGGGCC CTGGTCGGCTGATCGGTCGCACGAAAGGCGGCATGAATACCAAGCTGCACGCCGTGACCGACGCCAGGGGCCGTCCGATCAGCTTCTTCATGACGGCGGGTCAGGTCAGCGATTACACCGGAGCCGCGGCTTTGCTGGACAGCTTGCCCAAAGCACAGTGGCTGCTGGGTGACCGGGGCTATGATGCCGACTGGTTCCGCGATGCCTTGCAGGAAAAGGGAATTATCCCCTGCATTCCAGGCAGGAAGTCCCGCACCAAGCCCGTCAAATACGACAAGCGCCGCTATAAAAGCCGCAACCGGATCGAGATCATGTTCGGCCGCCTCAAGGACTGGAGGCGCGTCGCAACACGCTACGACAGGTGTCCGAACGTCTTCCTCTCCGCTGTCGCGCTCGCCGCTACCGTCCTGTTCTGGCTATGA
- a CDS encoding glycosyl hydrolase 108 family protein: MGISNLVDEVIAREGGYSNHPADRGGPTNMGITQTVARANGYAGDMKTLPRSVAEALYRRLYWDQPGYAFAAEISWSIAAELFDTAVNMGVATATSFFQRALNALNRNQKDYPDLKVDRILGARTLSALRAFHTLRGAVGDRVLLKALEALQGERYIALAESRPANEAFLYGWLANRIG; the protein is encoded by the coding sequence ATGGGCATTTCAAACCTGGTCGACGAGGTCATCGCCCGCGAAGGCGGCTATAGCAATCATCCGGCCGATCGTGGCGGCCCCACCAATATGGGCATCACCCAGACAGTGGCGCGTGCAAACGGCTATGCCGGCGACATGAAGACGCTGCCCCGCAGTGTAGCCGAAGCCCTTTACCGCCGGCTCTACTGGGATCAGCCGGGTTATGCCTTCGCCGCAGAAATAAGCTGGTCAATCGCCGCCGAACTATTCGACACCGCGGTCAATATGGGCGTCGCCACCGCAACCAGCTTCTTCCAGCGCGCACTCAATGCGCTTAATCGCAACCAGAAAGATTATCCCGATCTCAAGGTCGACCGCATCCTCGGCGCGCGTACTCTGAGCGCACTTCGCGCTTTCCACACCCTGCGCGGGGCAGTCGGCGACAGGGTACTGCTCAAGGCGCTCGAAGCGCTGCAGGGCGAACGCTATATCGCCCTGGCCGAAAGCCGCCCCGCCAACGAAGCCTTCCTTTATGGCTGGCTTGCAAACCGTATTGGTTAA
- a CDS encoding 3TM-type holin translates to MAQTSEDNSDPWAIRARPAFLYVMYALLLWSVPMGLIAGVRPDVAAAITAGMRAYLNALPEPLYALFGTGYLGYTAARAWGKAKGVER, encoded by the coding sequence ATGGCTCAAACCAGTGAGGACAATAGCGACCCCTGGGCGATCCGCGCTCGCCCCGCTTTCCTCTATGTCATGTATGCCTTGCTGCTATGGTCGGTGCCGATGGGACTGATAGCAGGCGTGCGGCCCGACGTGGCGGCGGCGATTACCGCCGGGATGCGCGCCTACCTCAATGCCCTGCCCGAACCGCTCTATGCCCTCTTCGGTACCGGCTATCTCGGCTACACCGCCGCGCGTGCTTGGGGCAAAGCAAAAGGGGTGGAGCGCTGA
- a CDS encoding class I SAM-dependent methyltransferase has protein sequence MELKTLIGEPWSDYGLIDSGNGRKLERYGRFRFIRPEPQAMWAPATTDWRADGEFIPGSDEDGGGRWYYEKPVPAEGWPLHWKEVTFQSSCTPFRHLGFFPDMAPIWDDLRGAIADKQASESGAEVMNLFGYTGVGTLALSAGGARMVHVDASKKSVAQARANAALSGMEDRPVRWIVEDAAKFVAREVRRRRRYDGILLDPPKYGRGPDGEVWRLEEDLPGLIANCRALLDADSRFLFLTVYAVRMSALAIGELLRQAFVDLPGTVEAGELAVREEARGIALPTAIWARWRR, from the coding sequence TTGGAACTCAAGACCCTCATCGGCGAACCTTGGTCCGATTATGGACTGATCGATTCGGGGAATGGCCGCAAGCTGGAGCGCTATGGTCGCTTCCGTTTCATCCGTCCCGAGCCGCAGGCCATGTGGGCGCCCGCCACGACCGACTGGCGCGCCGACGGCGAGTTCATTCCGGGTTCCGACGAGGATGGCGGCGGCCGCTGGTATTATGAAAAACCCGTCCCGGCAGAGGGCTGGCCGCTCCACTGGAAGGAAGTGACCTTCCAGTCTAGCTGCACGCCCTTCCGTCATCTGGGCTTCTTTCCTGACATGGCGCCGATCTGGGATGATCTGCGCGGCGCCATCGCCGACAAGCAAGCATCGGAATCCGGGGCCGAGGTGATGAACCTGTTCGGCTATACCGGCGTCGGCACGCTAGCCCTGTCGGCGGGCGGTGCTCGCATGGTTCATGTCGACGCTTCGAAGAAATCGGTGGCCCAGGCTCGCGCCAATGCTGCCCTGTCCGGCATGGAAGACCGTCCCGTCCGCTGGATCGTTGAGGATGCCGCCAAGTTCGTCGCGCGCGAGGTGCGCCGCCGCCGCCGCTATGACGGCATTTTGCTCGATCCGCCCAAATATGGCCGCGGACCTGACGGCGAAGTGTGGCGGCTGGAGGAAGACTTGCCCGGTCTCATCGCCAATTGCCGCGCGTTGCTGGATGCCGACAGCCGTTTTCTGTTCCTGACGGTCTATGCCGTGCGCATGTCGGCCCTGGCGATCGGTGAATTGTTGCGGCAGGCATTCGTAGACCTGCCCGGCACGGTCGAGGCGGGCGAACTGGCCGTGCGGGAGGAAGCGCGAGGCATCGCCCTGCCCACCGCGATATGGGCGCGTTGGCGGCGCTGA